One Natrinema longum genomic window carries:
- a CDS encoding XapX domain-containing protein, whose protein sequence is MSTQITVLALLTGLLTGALFRFFNVPIPAPPEFPGIMGIVGIYVGYRIIEYFDVGVDLLEVLGL, encoded by the coding sequence ATGTCGACGCAAATCACCGTTCTCGCGCTGCTAACTGGGTTGTTGACCGGCGCACTGTTCCGGTTCTTCAACGTTCCGATCCCCGCACCACCTGAATTCCCCGGAATCATGGGAATCGTCGGGATCTACGTCGGCTACAGGATAATCGAGTATTTCGATGTCGGCGTCGATCTGCTCGAGGTGCTCGGACTGTAG
- a CDS encoding helix-turn-helix domain-containing protein, producing the protein MNRTATTDLDVSIPTDLDSARAKLVYLYVAAGNGATADELRDDLAVTKGTVLSITGTLREHGYLEQRDGRYELA; encoded by the coding sequence ATGAATCGAACAGCAACGACGGACCTCGACGTATCGATTCCAACCGATCTCGATTCCGCACGAGCGAAACTCGTCTACTTATACGTGGCTGCAGGGAACGGTGCAACCGCGGACGAACTCCGTGACGATCTGGCAGTCACGAAAGGGACGGTTCTCTCGATTACCGGCACGCTTCGGGAGCACGGGTATCTCGAGCAGCGAGACGGGCGGTACGAACTCGCCTGA
- a CDS encoding HD domain-containing protein, whose product MSDSAADEASRRVYAPDADHDFPDDKLNTVLEFIEDDEEITTYLEAQNVNAVDRMQYNDHGTKHIEIVRNRALCLYDLLKAGDVDFNGARQQGLDEEDESVIIALAATLHDVGHVVHRDSHAYYSIPLAADILDRVLPEFYDVAETVRMKGEVLHAILCHHTAETPLTTEAGVIRVADALDMESGRSRIPYEYGGRGINTLSSQAIKRVSLQPGDTTPVMVEIAMTNAAGVYQVDNLLKAKLEDSGLEDQIRIVALNTNENHEQLVERIEL is encoded by the coding sequence ATGAGCGACTCTGCCGCCGATGAGGCCTCCCGCCGTGTCTATGCTCCCGACGCCGATCACGACTTTCCCGACGACAAACTGAATACCGTTCTCGAGTTCATCGAAGACGACGAGGAGATCACGACCTACCTCGAGGCACAGAACGTCAACGCGGTCGATCGGATGCAGTACAACGATCACGGGACGAAACACATCGAGATCGTCCGCAACCGGGCGCTGTGTCTCTACGACCTGCTCAAGGCGGGCGACGTCGATTTCAACGGCGCGCGCCAGCAGGGGCTCGACGAGGAGGACGAATCGGTCATCATCGCGCTTGCGGCCACCTTACACGACGTCGGCCACGTCGTCCACCGCGATAGCCACGCCTACTACTCGATCCCGCTGGCCGCTGATATCCTCGATCGAGTCCTCCCCGAGTTCTACGACGTCGCCGAGACCGTCCGGATGAAAGGCGAAGTCCTCCACGCGATCCTCTGTCACCACACCGCCGAGACGCCGCTGACCACCGAGGCGGGCGTCATCCGCGTCGCCGACGCCCTCGACATGGAAAGCGGTCGCTCGCGGATCCCCTACGAGTACGGCGGTCGCGGCATCAACACCCTCTCGAGCCAGGCGATCAAGCGCGTCTCGCTCCAGCCCGGCGACACCACCCCAGTCATGGTCGAGATCGCGATGACCAACGCCGCCGGCGTCTACCAGGTCGACAACCTCCTCAAGGCCAAACTCGAGGATTCCGGGCTCGAAGACCAGATCCGGATCGTCGCGCTCAACACGAACGAAAACCACGAGCAGTTGGTCGAGCGGATCGAGCTCTAA
- a CDS encoding redoxin domain-containing protein has product MVTTGDAAPDFTVPLANGDIEEFSLSERLEAEAPIVLAFFPGAFTSVCTTEMCAFQDRLAGFNDLDATVYGVSRDSPFTLNEFREQNDLEFGLLSDYNQDVIDDYGIAMDFADLGVYGVSKRSVFVVDGDGQIAYSWVSDDPGVEPEYDEVQAAVEDLS; this is encoded by the coding sequence ATGGTAACAACTGGAGACGCTGCCCCCGACTTCACCGTACCGCTCGCAAACGGCGACATCGAGGAGTTTTCGCTGTCGGAGCGCCTCGAGGCGGAAGCACCGATCGTCCTCGCGTTCTTCCCCGGTGCGTTCACCAGCGTCTGTACAACCGAAATGTGTGCGTTCCAGGACCGACTGGCCGGCTTCAACGATCTCGATGCCACCGTCTACGGGGTCAGCCGCGACTCGCCGTTCACGCTCAACGAGTTCCGCGAGCAAAACGACCTCGAGTTCGGCCTGCTCAGTGACTACAACCAGGACGTCATCGACGACTACGGGATCGCGATGGACTTCGCCGATCTCGGCGTCTACGGTGTCTCCAAGCGATCGGTGTTCGTCGTCGACGGTGACGGCCAGATCGCGTACTCGTGGGTCAGCGACGACCCCGGCGTCGAACCCGAGTACGACGAGGTCCAGGCTGCGGTCGAGGACCTCTCCTAA
- a CDS encoding BsuPI-related putative proteinase inhibitor: protein MTLEGTLETAGDDPRDAVLFVFTVTNSGTERVTLQFSDACNAEFVLEDGDEEVWRFSDGRVFAQMLSSETLAPGDETTYEAEWSDPVPGEYTAVATLRARDETCEARADVSVPP, encoded by the coding sequence ATGACCCTCGAGGGAACGCTCGAGACGGCGGGCGACGATCCCAGAGACGCCGTGTTGTTCGTCTTCACCGTCACCAATTCGGGCACCGAACGAGTCACGCTCCAGTTTTCGGACGCTTGCAACGCGGAGTTCGTACTCGAGGACGGCGACGAGGAAGTCTGGCGGTTCAGCGATGGGCGGGTATTCGCACAGATGCTCAGTTCCGAAACCCTCGCGCCGGGTGACGAGACGACCTACGAAGCGGAGTGGTCCGATCCGGTGCCGGGGGAGTATACCGCCGTCGCGACGTTGCGAGCGCGAGACGAGACCTGCGAGGCGAGGGCCGACGTGTCGGTTCCGCCGTAG
- a CDS encoding DUF2797 domain-containing protein, whose protein sequence is MQLVGYEPSGRGSSLLVSSGSGDVDRRPLEPGDDLAYALGDRHCAGTIDDGEHVSCNRPSTPYCEYHTSTWVCARCTGTCLKDEMDCYEDHAVYIAAFAPDTFKVGVTKHRRLETRLREQGADRGAHVHTVSNGRIARELEAEIATQLVDRVRTGPKVASLAATVDEPAWTSVLAEFDVIDRFRFDYGIDLEARPVRETIASGRVVGVKGRLLVLENGGTTYGVDMRDLVGHDIEAGRTDRDLQSSLGSFGSQP, encoded by the coding sequence GTGCAACTGGTCGGCTACGAGCCGAGCGGACGGGGATCGTCGCTGCTGGTGAGCTCCGGCAGTGGCGACGTCGACCGCCGTCCGCTCGAGCCCGGAGACGACCTCGCCTACGCCCTCGGAGACCGCCACTGTGCCGGGACCATCGACGACGGCGAACACGTCTCCTGTAACCGGCCGTCGACACCCTACTGTGAGTATCACACGAGCACGTGGGTCTGTGCCCGCTGTACCGGCACCTGCCTGAAAGACGAGATGGACTGTTACGAGGACCACGCGGTCTACATCGCGGCCTTCGCTCCCGACACGTTCAAGGTCGGCGTCACGAAGCACCGACGCCTCGAAACCCGCTTGCGTGAACAGGGCGCGGATCGTGGAGCTCACGTCCATACCGTCTCGAACGGCCGGATCGCCCGGGAGCTCGAGGCCGAAATCGCGACGCAGTTGGTCGACCGCGTTCGAACGGGGCCGAAGGTCGCGTCGCTCGCGGCGACGGTCGACGAGCCCGCCTGGACGTCCGTCCTCGCGGAGTTCGACGTGATCGACCGGTTCCGATTCGATTACGGGATCGACCTCGAGGCTCGACCGGTCCGTGAGACGATCGCGTCGGGACGGGTCGTCGGCGTCAAGGGACGGCTGTTGGTCCTCGAGAACGGCGGGACGACCTACGGCGTCGACATGCGGGATCTGGTCGGCCACGACATCGAAGCGGGACGGACGGATCGCGACCTCCAGTCGTCACTTGGGTCGTTCGGATCGCAGCCATAG
- a CDS encoding ABC transporter substrate-binding protein gives MNRRRAAPNHRSRSDDRGPLSRRAMLAATAGATLSTSGCLRQVRDIVVPDNIKQLSVTITTLPADADRQGVRIAGRLEDAFEAVGIDASIDVRSEIEFRRTVLYDHEFDICIGRHPGGTDPDFLYEALYSRYADESGWQNPFGFADQDIDELLDAQRNADGDNRRKVVTEVLDAIATDQPFVPICIPEEHRVVRTDRFDDWEAGHLATRHGYLGLDPIADAERLNVAHTDSRPTENLNPIAADYRGRGAITELVYDSVATQNGTNALQPWLASSWEWDDNTVSVDLRENCTFHDGEPVTAGDVAFTYRFLQDLSLGNHEAPSPAPRFRAQADAIETIDVVHGSRLEMTMDTNRTVGERAFLVPILPAHVWRERAGDVMGPGGPTIAQGTTEGVVANNVPPIGSGPFRFERRTEGDLLVLTRFDDHFTRRLDVDLPEPTVDECRFRIHPDSTGAARVVQEGTADVTSLPLRASLVDTVTESDDVRLLESPSWTFYFLGFNTRKPPFGNFQFRRVVAQLIDKEWLCDEIFAGRARPIASPVPDEWTPAELEWDGYDPETPFLGSDGEVDVSSAKSAFEAAGFRYDDQGRLRARQ, from the coding sequence ATGAATAGGAGACGGGCCGCCCCGAACCACCGTAGTCGCAGCGACGACCGCGGCCCCCTCAGTCGCCGGGCGATGCTGGCGGCGACGGCCGGAGCGACACTCTCGACCAGTGGCTGCCTTCGACAGGTTCGGGACATCGTCGTGCCGGACAACATCAAACAGCTCTCCGTGACGATCACCACGCTTCCAGCGGATGCCGACAGACAGGGCGTTCGGATCGCCGGTCGACTCGAGGACGCCTTCGAAGCGGTCGGAATCGACGCCTCCATCGACGTCCGCTCGGAAATCGAATTTCGTCGCACGGTCCTGTACGATCACGAGTTCGACATCTGCATCGGTCGGCATCCGGGAGGAACCGATCCCGACTTCCTCTACGAAGCGTTGTACTCCCGGTATGCCGACGAATCGGGGTGGCAAAACCCCTTCGGATTCGCCGATCAGGATATCGACGAACTCCTCGATGCACAACGGAACGCCGACGGGGACAACCGTCGCAAGGTCGTCACCGAGGTTCTCGACGCGATCGCAACTGACCAGCCGTTCGTTCCGATCTGCATCCCCGAAGAACATCGGGTGGTCAGAACGGATCGGTTCGACGACTGGGAGGCGGGTCATCTCGCGACACGCCACGGCTATCTCGGCCTCGACCCGATAGCGGACGCCGAACGACTGAACGTTGCACACACGGACTCGAGACCGACTGAAAACCTCAACCCGATCGCAGCCGACTACCGTGGTCGCGGGGCGATCACCGAGTTGGTATACGACTCCGTGGCGACACAAAACGGGACGAACGCACTCCAGCCGTGGCTGGCCAGTTCCTGGGAGTGGGATGATAACACGGTTAGCGTCGACCTGCGCGAGAACTGTACGTTCCACGACGGTGAACCGGTCACTGCAGGCGACGTCGCCTTTACCTATCGGTTCCTGCAGGATCTCTCCCTCGGGAATCACGAAGCTCCCTCTCCTGCCCCCCGGTTTCGAGCCCAAGCCGACGCGATCGAGACGATCGATGTCGTTCACGGCAGCCGCCTCGAGATGACGATGGATACGAACCGCACGGTCGGCGAACGCGCGTTTCTCGTGCCGATCCTGCCTGCACACGTCTGGCGGGAGCGAGCGGGCGACGTGATGGGTCCCGGTGGACCGACTATCGCCCAGGGCACTACCGAAGGCGTCGTTGCCAACAACGTTCCCCCGATCGGGAGCGGCCCCTTCCGGTTCGAACGGCGAACCGAGGGTGACTTGCTGGTACTCACGCGGTTCGACGACCACTTCACCCGCCGCCTGGACGTCGATCTTCCGGAGCCGACGGTCGACGAGTGCCGTTTCAGGATCCATCCGGACAGCACGGGGGCGGCTCGGGTCGTCCAGGAGGGGACTGCCGACGTCACGAGTCTGCCGCTGCGTGCCTCCCTCGTCGATACCGTCACCGAATCGGACGACGTTCGCCTGCTCGAGTCCCCCTCGTGGACGTTCTACTTCCTCGGGTTCAACACGCGCAAACCGCCGTTCGGGAACTTTCAGTTCCGTCGCGTCGTCGCACAACTGATCGACAAGGAGTGGCTCTGCGACGAGATATTCGCCGGTCGTGCCCGCCCCATCGCGAGCCCGGTCCCCGACGAGTGGACGCCGGCGGAGCTCGAGTGGGACGGATACGACCCGGAAACGCCGTTTCTGGGCTCGGATGGGGAGGTCGACGTCAGTTCGGCCAAATCCGCGTTCGAAGCGGCGGGGTTCAGATACGACGATCAGGGCCGGCTTCGGGCCAGACAGTGA
- a CDS encoding phosphatase PAP2 family protein produces the protein MLAEVLTQLVIVIGLLLPISIVVFIGRERLVRTHAEWRSRLRTTAPTIAVLLVVLLINRVARQQAPRLSREVGHHLTATFYNIEGEFILIFQSIANPETTAYFSSIYVYGYTFLLIFPVILYFTLSDTRIFRRLLTAYALNYAIGLVLYILVIAYGPRNVMPAEVAETMLYDTNPQYQYLTREVNSNTNVFPSLHTSLSATVATFAAITRSTFPKWFPLAVVLAASVAISTMFLGIHWGIDVVAGLLLAALCVVLSDRLVGRWSLSELLGDRLQQFEDRIPGSNGNE, from the coding sequence ATGCTCGCCGAGGTGCTGACTCAGCTCGTTATCGTTATCGGGCTATTGCTCCCGATTTCGATCGTCGTTTTCATCGGCCGTGAGCGCCTCGTCCGAACCCACGCCGAGTGGCGAAGCCGACTCAGGACGACCGCGCCGACGATCGCCGTGTTGCTCGTGGTCTTGCTGATCAATCGGGTCGCCAGGCAGCAAGCGCCGCGACTCTCCCGAGAGGTCGGACACCATCTGACTGCGACGTTCTACAATATCGAGGGGGAGTTCATCCTGATCTTCCAGTCGATCGCGAACCCGGAGACGACCGCATACTTCTCGAGTATCTACGTCTATGGCTATACGTTCCTGCTGATCTTCCCGGTCATCCTCTACTTTACCCTCTCCGATACACGGATATTTCGGCGGTTGTTGACGGCGTACGCGCTCAACTACGCCATCGGGCTCGTCCTCTACATTCTCGTCATCGCGTACGGTCCCCGAAACGTAATGCCGGCTGAAGTCGCGGAAACGATGCTATACGATACGAATCCGCAATATCAGTACCTGACCCGGGAAGTCAACAGCAACACCAACGTCTTCCCGTCGTTGCACACCTCGCTGTCGGCGACGGTCGCGACGTTCGCAGCGATAACCCGATCGACGTTCCCGAAGTGGTTCCCACTCGCCGTCGTACTGGCGGCCAGCGTCGCGATTTCGACGATGTTCCTGGGGATTCACTGGGGGATCGACGTGGTCGCAGGACTGTTGCTCGCGGCGCTCTGTGTCGTGCTCTCGGATCGACTCGTCGGTCGCTGGTCGCTGTCGGAACTGCTCGGGGACCGGTTACAGCAGTTCGAGGATCGGATACCGGGATCGAACGGAAACGAGTGA
- a CDS encoding ABC transporter substrate-binding protein has translation MNWSPSPPDAGLSRRSFLAAGATGAAVTTGGCIDRVQSVVGQAGSNQLSVSITTVPADADRQNVRIANRLKDHLEQVGIGVSIDMRSRSEMLSAVLIDHDFDIYVGHHPADYDPDFLYESLHSTFASEAGWQNPFGFTRLYFDRLLEEQRQLEGEKRNRRIESILWGLAREKPFEPICVPDEYRVASTDRFDGWEEGDIATRYGYLGLEPAEDVDDLHALVTDSRLTTNLNPLSAPFRNRGTTIDLLYDSLGTEHGGEVTPWLATSWEWTEESGDAATATSERPATRTATITLQEECQFHDGEPVTAHDVAFTYRFLADTSLGRAPIQSPATRYRGHVDIVDEITVESDDELTITITGEQAVGERAFTVPILPEHVWRERVNQYASDSDFTAPQGEWAVVTADNIPPVGSGPFQFDERTEDESLVLTRFDEHFTQRDDVALPEATVDELRFTVEPSSAASIGRVADSDADVTASMLSTHSLPAIPDSSAVERLQSPSRTFYHVGFNVRNAPFSNSHFRRAITQLLDKEAIVEEVFYGNATPAATPVTGEWLPSSLEWGGEDPVTPFPSSDGDLNVEAAKAAFERAGFRYDDNGRLLEG, from the coding sequence ATGAATTGGTCCCCCTCTCCACCTGACGCCGGTCTCAGCAGACGCTCGTTCCTCGCCGCCGGAGCGACGGGAGCCGCCGTTACCACGGGTGGCTGTATCGATCGCGTCCAAAGCGTCGTCGGGCAGGCCGGAAGCAATCAACTCTCGGTGTCTATCACGACGGTTCCAGCGGACGCGGACAGACAGAACGTCAGAATCGCCAATCGACTCAAGGACCACCTCGAGCAGGTCGGAATCGGCGTCTCGATCGATATGCGGTCCCGATCGGAGATGTTGAGCGCGGTCCTGATCGACCACGATTTCGATATCTACGTCGGGCATCATCCGGCGGATTACGACCCTGATTTCCTCTACGAGAGCCTCCACTCGACGTTTGCCAGCGAAGCCGGGTGGCAAAACCCCTTCGGATTCACCCGTCTGTACTTCGATCGGCTCCTGGAGGAACAGCGTCAGCTCGAGGGCGAGAAACGGAACCGACGCATCGAGTCGATCCTGTGGGGACTGGCACGCGAGAAACCGTTCGAACCGATCTGCGTTCCCGACGAATATCGCGTCGCCAGCACCGATCGGTTCGATGGCTGGGAAGAGGGTGATATCGCCACCCGATACGGCTATCTGGGACTCGAGCCGGCCGAGGACGTCGACGACCTCCACGCGCTCGTGACCGACAGCCGGCTCACGACGAACCTCAATCCGCTTTCAGCGCCGTTCCGGAACCGAGGGACGACTATCGACTTGCTCTACGATTCGTTGGGAACCGAACACGGCGGCGAGGTGACACCGTGGCTCGCCACGTCCTGGGAGTGGACCGAAGAATCGGGGGACGCAGCGACCGCCACATCGGAGCGTCCGGCAACGCGGACGGCGACGATCACGCTTCAGGAGGAGTGTCAGTTCCACGACGGCGAACCCGTGACCGCCCACGACGTCGCGTTCACGTACCGCTTCCTCGCGGACACGTCGCTGGGACGGGCCCCGATCCAGTCACCGGCGACGCGGTATCGGGGTCACGTCGACATCGTCGACGAGATCACGGTCGAGAGCGACGACGAGTTGACGATCACTATCACTGGCGAGCAAGCGGTCGGCGAACGGGCATTTACCGTTCCGATCTTGCCCGAACACGTCTGGAGGGAGCGAGTCAATCAGTACGCCAGTGACAGCGACTTCACTGCACCGCAAGGAGAGTGGGCCGTCGTTACCGCGGACAATATTCCGCCCGTCGGTAGCGGGCCGTTCCAGTTCGACGAGCGGACCGAGGACGAGTCCCTCGTTCTCACGCGATTCGACGAGCACTTCACGCAACGGGACGACGTCGCGTTGCCCGAGGCGACCGTCGACGAACTGCGCTTTACCGTCGAGCCGAGCAGCGCCGCTTCGATCGGCCGGGTAGCGGACAGCGATGCGGACGTGACCGCGTCGATGCTTAGTACCCACTCGCTCCCCGCGATCCCCGATTCATCGGCCGTCGAACGGCTGCAATCGCCGTCTCGAACCTTCTATCACGTCGGATTTAACGTTCGCAATGCACCGTTCAGCAACTCGCATTTCCGCCGGGCGATCACACAGTTGCTCGACAAAGAAGCGATCGTCGAGGAGGTGTTCTACGGGAACGCGACGCCCGCCGCGACGCCGGTCACCGGCGAGTGGCTCCCGTCGAGTCTCGAGTGGGGCGGTGAAGATCCGGTGACGCCGTTCCCCAGCTCGGATGGCGACCTCAACGTCGAGGCAGCGAAGGCAGCGTTCGAGCGCGCCGGGTTTCGGTACGATGATAACGGGCGGCTGCTTGAGGGCTAG
- a CDS encoding ribonuclease P protein component 4 yields MDVAAERIERLHDLARAAAADGADDRARYYVRLARRVAERNRLTLPREFRRFTCDRCDAYLRPGANARVRLQDGHVVITCDCGAHARYPYEE; encoded by the coding sequence ATGGACGTTGCCGCCGAGCGAATCGAACGGCTTCACGACCTCGCTCGAGCGGCGGCAGCCGACGGCGCGGACGATCGGGCTCGCTACTACGTTCGTCTCGCGCGGCGAGTCGCGGAGCGAAACCGACTGACGCTCCCACGGGAGTTCCGTCGATTTACCTGCGATCGGTGTGATGCGTACCTCCGGCCGGGAGCGAACGCTCGCGTCAGATTGCAGGACGGCCACGTCGTGATCACCTGTGATTGCGGTGCCCACGCCAGATACCCCTACGAGGAGTGA
- a CDS encoding YhbY family RNA-binding protein, producing MDTQERKQRAHDLDVTVWVGKSGIESVVDELDAQLSDRDLVKVKFLRAARAGSSTEEKAADLADRVDAELFETRGHTAVVYR from the coding sequence ATGGATACACAGGAGCGCAAGCAACGAGCACACGATCTCGATGTGACCGTCTGGGTCGGGAAAAGCGGCATCGAGTCGGTGGTCGACGAACTCGACGCTCAACTCTCGGATCGGGACCTCGTCAAAGTGAAATTCCTCCGTGCTGCTCGAGCGGGAAGTTCGACCGAGGAGAAGGCGGCCGACCTCGCTGACCGCGTCGATGCCGAACTGTTCGAGACGCGGGGCCACACGGCAGTGGTCTACCGATGA
- a CDS encoding mechanosensitive ion channel family protein, which translates to MSVGAGSAPLQATALGPIGSALENAGLTAAQAGTAEGAIRFVIALVAIWVVGRLLVVPLVTRAMNRRELDEHAQNPLLMLTKFGIAFLAFAVAFGFAGYGSFLVSMAGIAAAGALAIGFAMQDVIANFVAGVFIYTDKPFRIGDWIEWDDGTYSGTVEDISLRVTRVRTFDNELLTVPNSALTDGVLKNPVDADKLRLKFVFGIGYDDDIDRATEIIVDEAKRHPDIMDDPAPSVRLTELGDSDVGLQSRFWISNPSRADFVRTRGEYVTAVKRRFDEEGIDIPYPVRTLEGGLALESGQSIVQPAE; encoded by the coding sequence ATGAGCGTCGGGGCCGGGTCCGCCCCGCTGCAGGCGACGGCGCTCGGTCCGATCGGCAGCGCACTCGAGAACGCGGGACTGACCGCAGCACAGGCCGGAACGGCCGAGGGAGCGATCCGGTTCGTCATCGCGCTGGTCGCGATCTGGGTCGTCGGCCGGCTCCTCGTCGTGCCACTCGTTACGCGGGCCATGAACAGGCGGGAGCTGGACGAACACGCCCAGAACCCGCTGTTGATGCTTACCAAGTTCGGCATCGCGTTTCTCGCGTTCGCGGTCGCGTTCGGCTTCGCTGGCTACGGGAGCTTCCTCGTCTCGATGGCGGGCATCGCGGCGGCCGGGGCGCTCGCGATCGGGTTCGCCATGCAGGACGTGATCGCTAATTTCGTCGCCGGCGTGTTCATCTACACGGACAAACCGTTCCGCATCGGCGACTGGATCGAGTGGGACGACGGCACGTACTCGGGCACCGTCGAGGACATCAGCCTCCGCGTGACCCGCGTGCGAACGTTCGACAACGAACTGCTGACCGTCCCGAACTCGGCGTTGACCGACGGCGTTCTCAAGAACCCCGTCGACGCCGACAAGCTCCGTCTGAAGTTCGTCTTCGGGATCGGCTACGACGACGACATCGACCGCGCAACCGAGATCATCGTCGACGAAGCCAAGCGCCATCCGGATATCATGGACGATCCCGCACCCTCCGTCCGGCTGACGGAACTCGGCGACTCCGACGTCGGCCTCCAGTCGCGGTTCTGGATCTCGAACCCCTCCCGCGCCGACTTCGTTCGGACACGCGGGGAGTACGTCACCGCAGTCAAACGCCGGTTCGACGAGGAAGGAATCGACATCCCCTACCCCGTCCGGACGCTCGAGGGCGGGCTCGCACTCGAGAGCGGCCAGAGCATCGTACAGCCGGCCGAATAA
- a CDS encoding TlpA family protein disulfide reductase, which yields MSLETMRPNPTWDAASYEAAVETLTAHNDELRYKIWGGDWCKDCRALLPDFGAALEAAAVPDDRIEEFALDEDKQGPGVEEYDIELIPTIVVEDDDGREITRFVEEEDVPPAVWIAAELESALS from the coding sequence ATGAGTCTCGAGACGATGCGGCCGAACCCGACCTGGGACGCGGCGTCCTACGAGGCGGCGGTCGAGACGCTCACGGCACACAACGACGAACTGCGATACAAGATCTGGGGCGGCGACTGGTGTAAGGACTGTCGCGCCCTGTTGCCCGATTTCGGCGCGGCCCTCGAGGCGGCCGCCGTCCCCGACGACCGAATCGAGGAGTTCGCCCTCGACGAGGACAAACAGGGGCCCGGCGTCGAGGAGTACGACATCGAGTTGATCCCGACGATCGTCGTCGAAGACGACGACGGCCGGGAGATCACTCGCTTCGTCGAGGAGGAGGACGTGCCTCCGGCCGTCTGGATCGCAGCGGAACTCGAGTCGGCGCTGTCATAG
- the meaB gene encoding methylmalonyl Co-A mutase-associated GTPase MeaB yields the protein MDSDDESLLEALLAGEHRALARVISKIENRAPGYRDLVSELYAHTGDADVIGITGSPGAGKSTLVDKLAEEYRDRGETVGIIAIDPSSPFTGGAVLGDRIRMASTVGDMDVFVRSMSARGTLGGLSTATADAVKAMDAFGKDKIIIETVGAGQNEIDIVRTADTVAVLVPPGSGDDIQTLKAGILEIADVFVVNKADRDGADRTVQELREMVHLGEESGPGGGGHHGVGAMGGGGDDWGATDDGDDEDESWTPPIVETVATKGTGVERFIDELANHRTYLVDSGTRAEKVRQRYAEEIRTLLREDVHSLLETELADSGGVDELAEAVRQGETDPYSIASDVLAPVEACVEHLETGVEHLETGVDGSSVE from the coding sequence ATGGATTCGGACGACGAATCGCTGCTCGAGGCGTTACTGGCGGGTGAACACCGCGCGCTCGCCCGCGTCATTTCGAAGATCGAGAACCGGGCACCGGGATACCGCGACCTCGTCTCGGAACTGTACGCCCACACGGGCGACGCCGACGTGATCGGGATTACCGGCTCGCCGGGTGCGGGCAAGTCGACGCTGGTCGACAAGCTCGCAGAGGAGTACCGCGACCGCGGCGAGACGGTCGGGATCATCGCGATCGATCCCTCCTCGCCCTTTACCGGCGGGGCCGTCCTCGGCGATCGGATCCGGATGGCCTCCACGGTCGGCGACATGGACGTCTTCGTCCGGTCGATGAGCGCCAGAGGCACCTTAGGCGGGCTCTCGACGGCGACGGCGGACGCGGTCAAGGCGATGGACGCCTTCGGAAAGGACAAGATCATCATCGAGACCGTCGGTGCCGGGCAAAACGAGATCGACATCGTCCGGACTGCAGACACCGTCGCCGTGCTCGTCCCGCCGGGGTCGGGCGACGACATCCAGACGCTGAAAGCGGGCATCCTCGAGATCGCCGACGTCTTCGTCGTCAACAAGGCCGACCGCGATGGAGCCGACCGGACCGTCCAGGAACTGCGGGAGATGGTCCACCTCGGCGAGGAGAGCGGTCCCGGCGGTGGCGGCCACCACGGCGTCGGTGCGATGGGCGGCGGTGGTGACGACTGGGGAGCCACCGACGACGGAGACGACGAAGACGAGAGCTGGACCCCGCCCATCGTCGAAACGGTCGCCACGAAGGGGACCGGCGTCGAGCGCTTCATCGACGAACTCGCGAATCACCGAACGTACCTCGTGGATTCGGGCACCCGCGCGGAGAAGGTCCGCCAGCGCTACGCCGAGGAAATCCGCACGCTGCTGCGAGAGGACGTCCACTCCCTGCTCGAGACGGAACTCGCCGACAGCGGCGGCGTCGACGAACTCGCCGAAGCCGTCCGGCAAGGCGAGACCGATCCGTACTCCATCGCCAGCGACGTGCTCGCGCCCGTCGAGGCCTGCGTCGAGCACCTCGAGACCGGCGTCGAGCACCTCGAGACCGGCGTCGACGGCTCGAGCGTGGAGTAA